ATGTGTTCATCCGGACAGTTGATTACCGTGACAGACGGTCCGGATGTGTATAGCACCATCTCCCAATCTGGCCTTGCTCATGGAGATTTCAATAATCACAAATATTGAATAGTAAACAATTGCCATTAACTTTTAGATTTCGAATGTTGAAATGAGGATTCTTCCTATGTTGAAGTGTTGCTGAAGGGAGAGTTAAATTAGCAAAAGGATATTTATTGGGTTGTACTCTTAATTGTATGGTTTACAAcggaaattctaatcgcaaggaagatttgcagggatCCACGCAAAGAAAAACGCGTTTGGGCTCATcctgggtcccacaaaaatctaaaaacatatccataaatttttgaatattattttttgggaccctgtaaaaaatcagctccaacggacatcggtaagtattacttttggattcgtaggggcgaaattGCTCAGTTTGcacctacgaatccaaaagtaatacttaccgatatccattggagctgatttttttatagagccccataaaataatattcaaaaatttatgaatatttttctaaatttttgtggaacCCAGAATGAGTTCAAGCTTATTTTTCCTTGCATAGTTCTCTACAAATCTTCTCAGCGAATAGCAAGACTCGGTTTACAATcaaagaggagagaggaaaatggggaAAATTATGACTTGTCATCAAATGCGACGGCagtaggggagagagagaaagagaaggtgGGACATTTAGGTTTatagtagggttttttttaatgacTAGATGTCCATGTCAACTTGCATGCATCCCGATTATTTCCGGGCCTGAAATTAATGACTAGGCTAACCCTCCAATAGCCTTAAGATTTGGAATATTTGACCTTTGTGAAATTCGAACATGTTATCTCATAGATTTATTTTCTTAGAtccacttggccaaaccccaTAGTTTTGGATATGCGTATAGTAGTTCACTCCAACCCGGTGTACTTTAATCACACTGTTAGAGCGCTCAATTCACCCGCTAAATTAACATACTACCTTTTTATCCACACAAATTGCATCCCACTTTTATGCAACAAAATTTTAACTCTACTATTGGAGATGGCCGAGAAGCAAGAATAATTCTGTTCACCCTAACATTATCCTCCCCTCCCTGTGATTGGTGAAAATCGTGTTAGGATGCGCGGAATCAATTTGGACCCACACAATTTCCACTTCCACCAATCACACAGGAAGAATAATATTCACCCTCTTTAAAGGAGGGTGATCAGAATTATTCTACTTGAATAGCATTTCCTGTTGCAAGTTGCAACAACATGGGCTAGCTAGGGCGACAAGAGTTAGGAGTAGGACCGAGGATGCCACATTCATGTTCAAATAATGTAAAAATATGTGTTTAAATTACATATGCTTTCCCAGCACACTTGAAAACAGAGGATTGgcaaacccaaaaaagaagggggggggggaaagaAGAGAATAGGGGGAGAAGCTCACCTTTCCATATGGGTAAGAAGTTACCTGTGCTGTGCACAACATATTACAGTACAAGGTAATGTGAGTGCATCACCAAGAGAATGACCCTTGAGCTGTTGTGTTCAAACGTCTCAATTTCTCCCGCCTTGCTTCAACCCCACTACTGGAATTACTGTATGGAAAACATCATTAGAAATGGAAGTTTATACTACTCCATgttgtatgagagagagagagagagagagagagagagagagagagagagagagtacctagCTAACAAACATCAGGTGTGCCATCTCCATGCATTCGCTTTCAGTTACACCTCTTTTTACCTTTATCTAATGCACCAATTCATTATTGTCATTGCCTCAACAGGAAACTCTGCAATCCTATAGAGAATTTCGGGCAATGGAATTTAGATCATCGGCCAACCCAGTATGTGAAATTTGCTTCGAAACAAAGTTCCATCGCCGACAGTTACCAACTCACCCATTTGCAGGAGTGAAGTTCGTGTTATGCTTTGTTGTCCTGTTCATGATCTTTTCTAATGGAGGTAACAATTTCATTGCTTGGAATGCTTTAAATGGATCAATCTTTTCAAATTCATCAGTGTTTTACTTATTTCCTTGTGATTCTAGAGGCATACGATCCATTGGATCCATTCGGAAACATCACGATTAAATGGGATGTTATGTCTTGGACTCCAGATGGTTATGTGGTGAGTGTCACCTCAGCGCTACCGTTACTTTTCCAAATCTTGAAACAACATAAACattttgaagaaatttttttttcccaaagtcTAGTGCTTTATCTGTTTATTGTTCCCGCTGTAGTTTCCAGATCAGTTTTTCAGAATTGTTTTCcaaaacttgtttggttgatGCGATATTTAACCCAGGTAGCTTTCGATATTCAATACAAAAATGAATTGTGTATTTGTGCTTTCAAAATTCATTTGTATTCTGCAAAATTGACTCTGGAAACTCCAAACTAGCATTCTAATTATTCTCAAATGAATTTCATCAAGGCCTCAGTGACGAtgaacaattttcaaatgtttcgACACATAATTAGCCCTGGGTGGACCTTAGGATGGTCATGGCCGAAAAAGGAAGTGATTTGGTCCATGGTTGGAGCACAAGCCACAGAACAAGGAGATTGTTCAAAGTTCAAAGGAAATGTACCTCACTGTTGTTTGAGAAGTCCCACCATTGTTGACTTGCTCCCTGGGGTGCCTTACAACCAGCAGTTCTCAAACTGCTGCAAAGGCGGCGTAGTGGCATCGTGGGGACAAGACCCTGCAGCAGCCGTCTCTGCCTTCCAGGTGAGTGTTGGAGTGGCTGGAAATTCGAACAAGACCGTGCAACTGCCCAAGAATTTCACTTTGCTAGGTCCGGGACCCGGGTACACTTGCGGGCCTGCAAAGATCGTGCCATCCACGGTGTTCCTCACTGCTGACCGTAGGCGGAAAACTCAAGCCCTGAGTAAGATTGTTCTCGTGATTGTTCACTATAGTAACTTCTCTCAAATGTTGATATCACATTCAAAATGTTTGTGCTGGTAGCACTGCGTATTCATTGTGGATGGGGTCCACTTATGAGCCGCCAACGCACATAAGTGATCTCCGGAAACGCGAGGGACTTGGCAGGATACGTATGGGACATGCTACCATTTTGAACTAATTTTATTAACTTTTAAGCAGGGGAACGCTTGTCTCAAGTGTAACAAGCATAGGGACATCGTTtcatttgttttggttgtttgtagaagatatatatacatatacacacacacacacacacacatacatacgtATGAATAACAAGGAAAAACATACAACAAGATCTATTTACAGTTTTTGCAATCGCCATGTTCTGCGTTCATCATGCTTCTTAGGGGGACCCACACTCAACCAGGATGAATACAATGCAATGCTACACTACCCTGGACACTTTCTGCAAAACAATTTCGCAACAGTGAAATGCAAAAAGTTGGTAGTTAACAATGATTGATCAATGAAATGCAGTGACTTGGAACGTGACATGCACTTATTCACAATTTATGGCTTCCAAGAATCCAACCTGTTGCGTTTCTTTCTCATCTTTCTACAATGATACCATCACACCTTGCCCGTCATGCTCCTGCGGTTGCCACAACAAAAACAACTGTATCATGTAAGTTTCTTTCCCAGTTCAGAAAATGATGTGTGAACACAATTTCACACAGAAAATCGCACTAGAATGACATGAACGGTGACCTTTTCCGAAATTAGAAGATACAATGATGGATAATTTGTGTTCTTTGGTTCATGGATGTGCAGGAGCAACTCGAACCAGCTGAAGAAGGCAGGCATTAACACTCCAAGAAAGGACAACGCGCCACTATTGCAGTGCACTCATCATATGTGTCCAGTAAGAGTGCATTGGCACGTGAAGCTCAACTACAGGGACTACTGGCGAGTCAAGATCGCAATCACTAATTTCAATTACAGAATGAACTACACGCAATGGACTCTCGTGGCACAACATCCCAATCTCAACAATGTCACTCAAGTTTTCAGCTTTGATTACAAGCCTGTCATCCCATATCAATCAATAAGTGAGTTACACAATGAGAGTAAACTATAGTACAATCCATAGACTCCTCTATAGTGAAGTATTTATATCAGACACCCGATGCTTAGAAAGGGTACAACATATGTGACATGCACCTAGGAACATCTTAAGCATTCAATCTATCTTACATTTCGCATGAACTTAGCTATCACACCACCTAAAAACAATTTTAACTTAGAAAATGGAAGAACTTCACTAATATAATGTCAATAACTGCAGTGTCCCCACATGTTTGATATGAAAACTAGATGATTCTGACACTTAAATACCAAATCCACCATCTGTACGTGAATCCATGCAACAAAGGCCATAAGACGTTTAATATACTGACATTTCCACAAAACTCCAAAACATGATGCTAATGTGCAGATGACACTGGAATGTTTTATGGAATGAAATTCTACAATGACCTGCTAATGGAAGCCGGGCCAGCAGGCAACGTCCAATCTGAAGTACTTCTTCAGAAGAACAAAGAAACGTTTACGCTCAAGCAAGGATGGGCCTTCCCTCGGAAGGTTTACTTCAACGGCGATGAGTGCAAGCTTCCGCCTCCTGATGCATATCCTGTACTACCAAACTCTGCCAGAGCAAACCCTGCTGGATTTTTAACCCTGGCGACTTCCGCGTTGTTGCTTATCCTGTCCATTTGCTGATCATATTCCTATCAGCAGAAGCAAGGTCTTCTGAGATTTAGTTAGAGAGACGAGAAGAAAGAGGACAGGAGGGCCTGTGAATCAGTAAACTAAACACAAAGTTGCCTTTCAAATACCGAATCAAAATTCGGCAATGATGTCTATATTACACCATCATGCTATGATGTCCATTTATAAAATGAACTGTTTCTGATACCACGTTGCCTATTTTTCCTGTTGTGTCGGTCAAATTGTTCTTGAAACCAAAATAACCAAGTTGGGGAGAAAagcaaaaagtaagaaaaaagaTTCAATCTTGCGAATAAAATCGAACCTCTGATTTATATTTTAGAACAGGACAACGCCAAGGGCGTATAAGCTTACAACGTTCCAAAGTTCACATGATTAATGGATTCCAGAAGCTAAACCTAAATCCTTTGTAAATCTTGACTGTAGTACATATATCAGCAGCAGAGCAGACCTCAGTAGCAACATGCTACCATTCATCCAAGCCCGGTTTGTTGCTTCAAAAAAATGTGGCACATGGATCTAACCATGTTCATTTGATCACCATAAGATTTGGTATGATTTCAGCCACACGACAACTCTAAAATGCATCCAGACCCCAAAATAATTTCTCCTTACAGGGAAAACTTCAAGAGGGACAAAGCGAAGAAATTATTGTGTGTgaggttttaaaattttcatccGGTTGAAATCATACCAATACTTATAGCGATCTAAGGAACAGGGTTAGTTTTCCAATGTATCTCACTAGACATAAGCCAACAATAATAGGAATGAAGCCAAAATAGTCAACACAGGATGAAGCAGAGAGATAATCGTCTCAGAACTAGCATTTGGCAGAAATGGATATTCATCTGGAGGCGGCATCACGCAGTTATCGCCATTGAAATAGATCCTCCGAGGTAACGCCCATCCCTTGTCAAACGTGAAAGTTGACTGGTCCTTCCAGAATAGAATCTCTGACTGAACGTTCCCGAATGGACCCGCTGTCATGAGCAAATCATTGTAGAACTTGATTCCCCATAGCATCCCCGTGTCATCTGCATTAAATTtccaaccacaaaaaaaaaaaaaaaatgaattgaacAGGAGTACCTAGCATAACTGTGATCCTACTGATTTCTTACAATTTTCAGTAAGATATTACGCACTTATATTTGCATAAGGAGTCAATGACTTGTAATTGAAGCTGAAAATCTGGGTGACATTCTCAAAGTTTGGGTGTTGTACAATGAGATTCCACTGTGAGTAGTTCATTCTGTAATTAAAATTTGAGATTGTAATCTTCACCCGCCAGTACTCCTTGTAGTTGAGCTTCACATGCCAGTGGACACGAATTGGGCACATATGGCTGGTACACCGGACTAGAGGAGTGTAAGTATTTCTTCCTGGAGTAGACAGAGCATTAGCCAAATGTGGGGAACCCGGCCTACATGAGAAAGAtaagaagggggaaaaaagtaGACCAAttacaaaatcacaaaaaaaaaaaaaaaaaacaaaacagaacaaaaaaaacaaaagtcaaTGAAAAATGTTGGAGAAAAGATATACACAGCAACTTACTGTACACAGGACCCTGGTTGAGTTATGTTGTTTTGACAGCCACATGTGCACGTTGGGCAGTTTACAATGGTGCTGTTATAGAAGGAGGAGAGTGAGACGCAGCAAGAGGGTGTTTTCTGAGCCAAGAATTGGGAGTACGTGCAAGTGACGTTCCATGTCACTGCCATGAGAGAAACACTTAAAAAGTCAAACAATCTCGTAGCAAGAACATTTTTAAAGAATTTCAGATGTAGCAACATTTCCATTTCAAAATACTGCCGTCCTAGTTTGTTACTTGACCAAGGAACTATTCACTGAGAGATTCCGGTCTGGTAATATTTCATTTTCTGCCTCAGGGCAATGCAGAAAACTTCTGTTGGAAACTGCTTCGGATAATAGTgtacaaaattctttttgaaaactgCCTTTTGCACCTAAACAAAAACTATTAGtactttttttgtacttttcattGTTTCTATTTCCAAgcgaaaacagaaaaacaaaatgaacgaaaaacaaaattaaactgATGCAGAAAATGACAGCTCTGATAAGTAACTGACAGAAGTGCAGAAAGAAGTCAGAGCAACTGATGCATGGGACTCTTGTAAACGAACAGGATACCCATGCCAGACACTTGACACTGCGATAATGGTAAGAGATCTATGCACCACATGTTTAATAGGATATTCCCCTAACAAGCATATACTATAATCTGACTTTACAATGATCTCTACATAGAACTCATGCATGAAAAGACACTATTTATTCGAGGCCAAAGAAATATATAAGGATCGTGAATATTTCAACTTCTTTAACATCTATTGTTAAATTGAATTTTCACCACTAGCTTCAATGATgattgagaaagagaaaagtgtTAAGGGTGTTAATTTACCCTAACACAAGAGAgagcttttatttatattacttaCTTACTTAGTGACTTATTACATAACTCCaactatccgatgtgggacaaagactaactattctaacactttccctcaagctggagaataaatatcatagaatcccagcttgttacataataactctaaacgtggtttaaaTAACGGTTTGGTGAAGATATCTGCCAATTGAGCTCCTATAGACACAAAAGGGATAGCCAACACGCCACTGTCTATCTTCTCCcgaacaatatgacaatctacttcgatatgtttggttctctcatgaaatactggattcgaagcgatatgtattgctgcctaattatcacaatacatcacaatacataggaataggtaACTATACGCTAAACCCCAACTCCTCGAGCAAAGCTCTCAACCATACAACCTcgcatgtagtatgagccatggcacgatattctGCTTCAGCACTGGACCGAGCAACaacagtttgtttcttgctcttccaggtaactagatttccaccaacaaaagtacagtatCCAGTTGTTGACCGTCTATCAGACGgtgatcctgcccaatcagcatcggTAAAAGCCTcaacacgcaaatgaccatttgaacGATAGAATAGACCACGTCCAGGATTAGCCTTAAGATACTTCACAACACgaagacaagcttcccaatggGGAAGACGAGGGGCTGACATGAACTGACTTATCATACtgacagcaaatgagatatcatGCCGTGTATAATTCAATTTGCCTACCAAGCGACGATAAcggtctggatgaggaaatatctCCCCCTGATCGACACATAGTTTGACGTTTGGATCCATTGGAGTCTCCACAGGTTTTGCTCCCAATAAAccagtctcctctagaatatccaGCGTATACTTTCTTTGGGATAAACTAATCCCCTCCTTggatcttgctacctcaatacccaagaaatatcgcagcttacccaaatctttggtgTAAAACTGACGTTGTAGAAAGTGTTTTagctcatcaatacctttctgatcatccccagtaataatgatatcatccacatacacaatcaacactaCTTTTCCCCGATCAGACTGAATGGAAAAGACAGAATGATCAGAATGAGAGCGACGCATACCAAACTGCAACACAGTATcactaaacctgccaaaccaagctcgaggtgACTGCTTAAGACCATAAAGAGCTTTGCGAATGCGACACACCTAAGAACGCTTTCCTTGAGCAACGAATCCACGAGGTT
This DNA window, taken from Rhododendron vialii isolate Sample 1 chromosome 8a, ASM3025357v1, encodes the following:
- the LOC131299140 gene encoding COBRA-like protein 4: MEFRSSANPVCEICFETKFHRRQLPTHPFAGVKFVLCFVVLFMIFSNGEAYDPLDPFGNITIKWDVMSWTPDGYVASVTMNNFQMFRHIISPGWTLGWSWPKKEVIWSMVGAQATEQGDCSKFKGNVPHCCLRSPTIVDLLPGVPYNQQFSNCCKGGVVASWGQDPAAAVSAFQVSVGVAGNSNKTVQLPKNFTLLGPGPGYTCGPAKIVPSTVFLTADRRRKTQALMTWNVTCTYSQFMASKNPTCCVSFSSFYNDTITPCPSCSCGCHNKNNCIMSNSNQLKKAGINTPRKDNAPLLQCTHHMCPVRVHWHVKLNYRDYWRVKIAITNFNYRMNYTQWTLVAQHPNLNNVTQVFSFDYKPVIPYQSINDTGMFYGMKFYNDLLMEAGPAGNVQSEVLLQKNKETFTLKQGWAFPRKVYFNGDECKLPPPDAYPVLPNSARANPAGFLTLATSALLLILSIC
- the LOC131299141 gene encoding protein COBRA-like — its product is MDSTSVPTTGFYTKLSYLAVLILVLLSCSTFTCTEAYDPLDPNGNITIKWDVMMWNPDGYVAVVTIYNFQQYRHIQAPGWTLGWTWAKKEVIWSMQGAQTTEQGDCSRFKANVPHCCKKDPAVVDLLPGTPYNQQFSNCCRGGVISSWVQDPANAASSFQLTVGAAGTSNGTVRMPKNYTLKVPGPGYTCGPAKMVRPSKFMTADKRRVTQALMTWNVTCTYSQFLAQKTPSCCVSLSSFYNSTIVNCPTCTCGCQNNITQPGSCVQPGSPHLANALSTPGRNTYTPLVRCTSHMCPIRVHWHVKLNYKEYWRVKITISNFNYRMNYSQWNLIVQHPNFENVTQIFSFNYKSLTPYANINDTGMLWGIKFYNDLLMTAGPFGNVQSEILFWKDQSTFTFDKGWALPRRIYFNGDNCVMPPPDEYPFLPNASSETIISLLHPVLTILASFLLLLAYV